The following coding sequences are from one bacterium window:
- a CDS encoding U32 family peptidase, which produces MERTRAFLSRLGLPMGDAHALPTSAKRFPDGAQYRIEIPSCEGPEAMRAVIGAADLHGVEIQRVSQGSGIMLLTDDEIAEMAGLGRARGMEVSLFVGPRAAWDVGATAASPAGRAVAPRIRGADQLVYAVEDVRRACALGIRSVLVADEGLLWVLAEMVRASELPRDLVLKVSVMMGSANPAAVAVMARLGAGTYNIPTDLTLAQIAAIRQAVDIPLDIYVEAPDDLGGFIRHYEIPEIIRVAAPVYVKFGLRNAPNIYPSGTHLEATTIALTRERVRRAKLGTDLIRRYAPDLVASSRGAAGLGIPAVATATAR; this is translated from the coding sequence ATGGAACGGACACGCGCATTTCTATCTCGCCTAGGGCTTCCGATGGGCGACGCGCACGCGTTGCCCACCTCCGCCAAGCGGTTTCCTGATGGCGCCCAATACCGGATCGAGATCCCGAGTTGCGAGGGTCCCGAGGCGATGCGGGCGGTCATCGGGGCGGCCGACCTGCACGGCGTCGAGATCCAGCGCGTGTCGCAGGGCAGCGGGATCATGCTGCTGACCGACGACGAGATCGCCGAGATGGCCGGCCTGGGCCGCGCCCGGGGTATGGAGGTGAGCCTCTTCGTGGGGCCGCGCGCGGCCTGGGACGTCGGCGCGACGGCGGCCTCGCCCGCCGGGCGCGCCGTGGCGCCGCGCATCCGCGGCGCGGATCAGCTCGTGTATGCCGTTGAGGACGTGCGGCGCGCGTGCGCGCTGGGAATCCGCAGCGTTCTGGTTGCCGACGAGGGCCTGCTCTGGGTCCTTGCCGAAATGGTCCGGGCGTCCGAGTTGCCGCGGGACCTGGTGTTGAAAGTCTCGGTTATGATGGGCAGCGCGAACCCCGCCGCCGTTGCGGTGATGGCGCGGCTTGGGGCGGGGACCTACAACATCCCGACCGATCTCACGCTGGCGCAGATCGCCGCGATCCGCCAGGCGGTGGACATCCCGCTCGACATTTACGTCGAGGCCCCGGACGACCTCGGTGGATTCATTCGCCATTACGAAATCCCAGAGATCATCCGCGTCGCAGCGCCGGTGTATGTCAAGTTTGGCCTGCGGAACGCCCCGAACATTTACCCGAGTGGTACGCACCTGGAGGCGACGACGATCGCCCTCACACGAGAGCGGGTGCGGCGCGCCAAGCTGGGCACGGACCTGATCCGGCGGTACGCCCCGGACCTCGTCGCGTCGAGCCGGGGGGCGGCGGGGTTGGGCATCCCCGCGGTCGCCACCGCCACAGCCCGCTAG
- a CDS encoding IclR family transcriptional regulator: MPRLVPAVTRAFDILEAFLSEARPWSVPEVAARLGFPRSTAHDLVRTLVCRGYLRALDDQPHKFVLGLRVFELGSAYAAGLDLPREGRQVARAVSAVCNETVHLAVLDGTEVVYIAKVDSTQAIRMVSAVGRRLPAHCTAVGKMLLSGLPERELIARYGRSKSLASMTPNSITSLPRLRRELAVIRVRGLAFDDCESNIDVRCVAAPVHDREGQVAAAMSISVPITRMRPKRREELAALVKQGAQDVSRRLGFLPRAARGVLQTSGG, encoded by the coding sequence ATGCCGAGACTCGTCCCTGCGGTGACCCGGGCGTTTGATATTCTCGAGGCCTTTCTGAGTGAGGCGCGTCCATGGTCCGTGCCTGAAGTGGCCGCGCGTCTAGGGTTTCCGCGGAGCACCGCCCACGACCTGGTCCGCACGCTCGTCTGTCGAGGGTACCTGCGCGCGCTCGATGATCAGCCGCACAAGTTCGTGCTTGGGTTGCGGGTGTTCGAGTTAGGGAGCGCGTATGCGGCCGGCCTGGATTTGCCTCGGGAGGGCCGCCAGGTGGCCCGTGCGGTCTCAGCGGTGTGCAATGAAACCGTGCATCTTGCTGTCCTTGATGGGACGGAGGTCGTGTATATTGCCAAAGTGGACAGCACGCAGGCGATCCGAATGGTCTCGGCGGTGGGACGCCGGCTCCCGGCCCACTGCACTGCGGTTGGGAAGATGCTCCTCTCGGGGCTACCGGAGCGGGAGCTGATCGCCCGGTACGGCAGATCAAAGTCACTCGCCTCCATGACCCCGAATAGCATCACATCATTGCCCCGCCTGCGCCGTGAGTTGGCGGTTATTCGTGTCCGCGGTCTGGCATTTGACGACTGCGAATCCAACATCGACGTCCGCTGTGTGGCCGCGCCGGTGCACGATCGCGAGGGTCAGGTGGCCGCGGCGATGAGCATCTCCGTCCCGATCACGAGGATGCGACCGAAGCGGCGGGAGGAACTGGCCGCGCTGGTGAAGCAGGGGGCGCAGGACGTGTCGCGCCGGCTCGGGTTTCTGCCCCGCGCCGCCCGTGGCGTGCTGCAGACGTCTGGAGGGTGA
- a CDS encoding carbohydrate ABC transporter permease: protein MAVLVNRVPRVRGVRVQVPILPAVTFVLLLALAALWLLPLAWIALTGLKPESEIIRLPIQWLPVHPTTENFGTALTTSRTANIARAFFNSTVVATGETLFTLIIDAMAGYALARLQFRGRAVVFGIIVASLMVPLQITLVPLYLMFEGVGWLNSYHALILPGLSRAFGVFLMRQFFLALPRDLQDAAKIDGAGPFMTFTRVALPLVKPALAALGIFTFLRSWNEFTWPLIAISSNEMMTLPVALARLLGSYRVEYGIVMAGATVSALPLIIVFFLAQRQIIQGVALTGMKD from the coding sequence TTGGCCGTCTTGGTCAATCGGGTCCCTCGGGTGCGCGGAGTGAGGGTGCAGGTTCCGATCCTCCCCGCCGTGACGTTCGTGCTGCTGCTGGCCCTGGCGGCACTCTGGCTCCTGCCGCTGGCCTGGATCGCTTTGACGGGGCTCAAGCCCGAGTCCGAGATCATCCGGCTGCCGATCCAGTGGCTGCCCGTCCACCCCACCACCGAGAACTTCGGGACTGCGCTGACAACGAGCCGGACGGCGAACATCGCCCGGGCGTTCTTCAACAGCACCGTTGTGGCAACCGGCGAGACGCTCTTCACGCTGATCATCGATGCGATGGCGGGGTATGCGCTGGCGCGGCTGCAGTTCCGGGGGCGGGCCGTGGTCTTCGGGATCATCGTCGCGAGCCTCATGGTGCCTCTCCAGATTACTCTCGTCCCCCTGTATCTGATGTTCGAGGGGGTGGGATGGCTGAACAGCTACCACGCGCTGATCCTCCCCGGGCTCTCGCGGGCCTTCGGCGTCTTCCTCATGCGCCAGTTCTTCCTCGCGTTGCCCCGCGATCTTCAGGACGCGGCCAAGATCGACGGCGCCGGACCGTTCATGACCTTCACCCGGGTGGCCCTGCCGCTGGTCAAGCCCGCGCTTGCAGCGTTGGGGATCTTCACCTTCCTAAGGAGTTGGAACGAATTCACGTGGCCGCTCATCGCGATCAGCAGCAACGAAATGATGACCCTGCCGGTCGCCCTGGCCCGGCTGCTCGGATCGTACCGCGTGGAGTACGGGATCGTCATGGCGGGCGCGACGGTCAGCGCGCTGCCGTTGATCATCGTGTTCTTTCTCGCACAGCGCCAGATCATTCAGGGTGTGGCTCTGACGGGGATGAAGGACTGA
- a CDS encoding sugar ABC transporter permease, translating into MRVPSVADRSVPPAARPAAVHPVLSAERRHEAWTAHLMLAPYVLAFLVFMVAPSVYGLYLSFTDYRLGSVRIHWIGWENFSYVLTDPKFQTSVKNTVAFVLESTPVLIALPLLLAVALNRGVLLRDFLRGAFFLPFTLSVSVVSICWWWLLDANFGPVYFYLKQLGVHPPVWLANPGLAMAAVVLATVWWTSGYNMVLFLAGLQDIPSHLYEAARMDGAEGWRQFWAITLPLLRPTMLFVVVIQVIASFQIFGQVYVMTNGGPGDSTRTVIQHVYETAFVQQRMAEGSAAAWVLFLIILVFSLAQFRFLSGHTEY; encoded by the coding sequence GTGAGAGTGCCGAGCGTCGCGGACCGATCGGTCCCTCCTGCGGCCCGGCCGGCCGCGGTTCACCCTGTGCTGTCCGCTGAGCGGAGACACGAGGCGTGGACCGCCCACCTCATGCTCGCCCCCTACGTGCTGGCCTTCCTTGTGTTCATGGTGGCGCCATCCGTCTATGGTCTGTACCTGAGCTTTACCGACTACCGCCTCGGATCGGTGCGCATCCACTGGATCGGGTGGGAGAATTTCTCCTATGTCCTCACCGATCCCAAGTTCCAAACCAGCGTGAAGAATACGGTGGCATTCGTGCTGGAGAGCACACCCGTGCTCATCGCCCTCCCGCTCCTGCTCGCCGTGGCGCTGAACCGAGGGGTGCTGTTGCGGGACTTCCTCCGCGGGGCCTTCTTTCTGCCGTTCACGCTCTCGGTCTCCGTGGTCAGCATCTGCTGGTGGTGGCTGCTGGACGCCAACTTCGGCCCGGTGTACTTCTACCTCAAGCAGTTGGGAGTCCACCCACCCGTGTGGCTGGCGAATCCCGGCCTGGCCATGGCCGCCGTCGTCCTGGCGACGGTGTGGTGGACGTCCGGCTACAACATGGTCCTGTTCCTGGCCGGCCTGCAGGACATTCCCTCGCACTTGTACGAAGCCGCGCGGATGGATGGGGCCGAGGGGTGGCGCCAGTTTTGGGCGATCACCCTGCCGTTGCTGCGGCCGACGATGCTGTTCGTCGTCGTCATCCAGGTGATCGCGTCGTTCCAGATCTTCGGCCAAGTCTACGTGATGACCAACGGGGGGCCCGGTGACAGCACGCGCACCGTCATCCAACACGTCTATGAGACCGCGTTCGTGCAGCAGCGCATGGCCGAGGGATCAGCCGCGGCGTGGGTGCTCTTTTTGATCATCCTGGTCTTCAGCCTGGCGCAGTTCAGATTCTTGTCGGGTCACACCGAGTACTAG